In Bufo gargarizans isolate SCDJY-AF-19 chromosome 6, ASM1485885v1, whole genome shotgun sequence, a single genomic region encodes these proteins:
- the LOC122940916 gene encoding oocyte zinc finger protein XlCOF8.4-like, whose product MDKDRNHMSEKILNLTLEIIYLLTGEDYAPVSRSTLHVSRSSVPHKSERSCRTQSVLMDQDKKHDKKILDLTNKIIQLLTGEVPVRYEDIMVSFTMEEWEYVEGHKDLYKYVLMEDQDLDSSKDLKMEEAEVEDDHGLPAPPCLNEDARDIQAKAGSKASKCRKPWRRRAKFFSKRKDKFAPLKNMPTDDRPPENIPINSESCMNEDGNSSGDVMYSATNAHNPSSEIKPLSDGSYALNDHTQDSNTGTQTKQQLSGTKGNSTGEDVDAKPSHPEFSSCIRESPIDTFIATSHTQAQYLCTPIKEEAVPPEADNYGPTQYPSTHDQEESNGTGTNIYDVSPTQYTLAHIKRESVLCEDEADLHSSIYILPDHTQTPSQVKVEPVSQEEGYEIYIPTDSTQRLHTSGSRQTMNRNKGASKTYKRVSVTKYRDWNKTSESAPYTNHQVVEGMYVCSTCEKTFTSHFGLVKHQAMHNGNKVSCPQCGKLFLYKSSLVIHQRIHTGEKLFTCPVCNKCFTNHSNLVVHQRIHTGEKPFVCLECGKRFGHKGHLNRHLKTHEAEKPATSIENYVNNSLRDHWNSRKINGWSHNIYDTGIYSTYNKRV is encoded by the exons ATGGACAAGGACAGGAATCATATGTCTGAGAAAATACTGAATCTCACGCTGGAGATCATCTATTTactgaccggagag GATTATGCACCTGTAAGCAGGTCTACTCTGCATGTCTCAAGAAGCAGCGTTCCTCATAAGTCTGAAAGATCATGCAGGACCCAGAGTGTCCTAATGGATCAGGACAAAAAGCATGATAAGAAGATCCTGGATCTCACCAACAAGATAATACAGCTGCTGACCGGGGAG GTTCCTGTACGATATGAGGACATCATGGTCAGTTTcaccatggaggagtgggaataTGTAGAAGGACATAAGGATCTCTATAAGTATGTCTTGATGGAAGATCAGGACCTTGACAGTAGTAAAG ATTTAAAAATGGAAGAAGCTGAAGTGGAAGATGACCATGGTTTGCCTGCACCACCCTGCTTAAATGAAGATGCAAGAGACATACAAGCCAAAGCAGGCAGTAAAGCTTCTAAGTGTAGAAAACCCTGGAGAAGACGGGCCAAGTTCTTTAGCAAACGTAAGGACAAATTTGCTCCCCTTAAGAACATGCCTACAGATGACAGGCCACCAGAGAACATACCTATCAATAGTGAATCTTGTATGAATGAAGATGGGAACTCTAGTGGTGATGTTATGTATTCAGCTACAAATGCCCACAATCCTTCAAGTGAGATAAAACCTCTCAGTGATGGGAGTTATGCTCTCAATGATCATACACAGGATTCAAATACAGGTACCCAGACTAAGCAACAGTTATCAGGTACTAAAGGGAATTCCACAGGCGAGGATGTAGATGCCAAACCTAGTCATCCAGAGTTCTCGTCCTGTATTAGAGAATCCCCTATAGATACATTTATAGCCACATCTCATACACAGGCACAGTATTTGTGTACTCCTATTAAGGAGGAAGCTGTACCCCCAGAAGCTGATAATTATGGACCTACACAATATCCATCTACACATGACCAGGAAGAGTCAAATGGCACAGGGACTAATATTTATGATGTGAGCCCTACACAATACACGCTAGCTCATATTAAGAGAGAATCTGTCCTTTGTGAAGACGAAGCCGATCTACATTCTTCGATTTACATACTACCTGATCACACGCAGACACCTAGTCAGGTTAAGGTGGAACCCGTCTCTCAGGAAGAGGGCTATGAAATATACATCCCCACAGACTCTACTCAGAGACTTCATACATCAGGATCTAGGCAGACAATGAACAGAAACAAAGGTGCATCAAAAACATACAAAAGAGTTTCTGTAACAAAATATAGGGATTGGAATAAAACTTCTGAAAGTGCGCCATATACAAACCACCAGGTTGTAGAGGGGATGTACGTCTGCTCTACATGCGAGAAAACCTTCACGTCACACTTTGGCCTTGTCAAACACCAGGCAATGCACAATGGGAACAAGGTGTCTTGTCCACAGTGTGGCAAATTATTTCTCTACAAGTCAAGCCTGGTCATACATCAGAGGATCCATACGGGGGAAAAACTTTTCACTTGCCCTGTATGTAACAAATGCTTCACCAACCACTCCAATCTGGTCgtacatcaaagaattcacacggGAGAAAAACCATTTGTTTGCTTGGAATGTGGTAAACGTTTTGGACACAAAGGCCACCTGAACCGCCACCTCAAAACTCACGAGGCAGAGAAACCAGCCACCAGCATTGAGAACTATGTCAACAACAGCTTGCGAGACCATTGGAATTCCCGTAAAATAAATGGCTGGTCACACAACATTTATGACACTGGCATATATTCTACGTACAACAAACGTGTTTAG